GCAATGCCGTGAAGGAGAAGATAAATTACACGGAGGATTATCACATGGAAGATGTGGCGGAGGAGGTAAAAGCTGTTTACGGAAAGATGAAAGCGGAATTGCTGAAGGCGGATAAAACGCTTCAATTCAATCCGCAGAAGTATTACATCTCCCTGCGCAAGAACCGCAACCTCGCTTTCTTTCATTTCAGCCAAAAGAAAATTTCTCTAGTGGTAATGAATCCCGACAAGGCTACCCGCAAAGTCATCAAGCATCACGAAGTGAAAACGCTGACAGAGAAAGTTCAGAAATTCTGGAATGGGGCGTCATGCACTATCGTTCTTGAAAACACGAAGCACCTAAATGAAGTTATTTCCCTGCTGAAGAAGTTGGTGGCAAATGCATGAGGTTTCTATGCGCCATTGTGCCAACAAGAGCCGTTCGTGAGAGCGGCTCTTTATTTAACTTGAAAAAGCAAAAATCACATATAAACAAAAAATCTTATACATTTGTTCTAAACTGAGTAAAATTGTCATTTAACAACATTAAAAATATTGCCGAATATACATTGCCACAAATTGGTCAAAATGAATATTATTTTTTTGACGCAAATGTTTGGATTTATATTTTGTTCTATGGTAACAAAGCGGATGCGCCAGAAACTATTGCACCCTATATAGATTTTTTTGATAAGGTCGTTTCCCTTAATTTATCAAGGGAGAAAATTTTTAAACATAGACCTAAAATTGTTATGACCAGTGTGCTATTTACTGAAATTGTGGGAACCTACCTTGTTAAACGCGCTAAAGAAGCATATTGCATACAACAATGGGAAGAGAAAAAAGAGGAATTAATAGAAAAATACAAAAATAAGAGGTTATTCATTTATAAATATGATATAAACGATTACAGAGAAACTGAGCATTATAAAACACAATGTGATTTTTTATTAATTCGTTTTAATCAATATTCAAATTACATACATCCAGTTATACCCGATTTTTCAAGTAAGAAAATGACGCGAATTTTATCGCTTTATAGAAAATATAATTTTTGTGGCATCAATGACTTTTATTATTACTACCTTTGTATGGATAAAGGTTGGACTATGGTGACCAACGATTCTGATTTCAAGTTTACCAGCATTAGGATTATTACGAATCTTAAAAAGTTGCTTGACCTAAGAGACATACAAGAAAAATCGATAGCCACTTGACAAACTATCAATTATAAGTATAATGAATAAAAAGACAATAAATTTGTTCATTAAAAAACGAATACTATGAAAACTATAAGTATTAAAAAAGAAATCGGTACTACTGAAGCTATTTTAGGAACTTTTGGTGTTCAAGTTGCAAAGACGATAACTCAACAACTTAAAAAACATGAACCAATTGCTATTTCGTTTAAGGGTTTGAAAAATGTCAATATAAATTTTACTTGCAGTATGATTCAGCCTCTTTATAAATCGTTTCCTAAAAAAACTATTGAGAAACTGGTAACGTATCAAGATGTCACTGATAAATTTTGGCAATCAGAAATAGAAGAAGCAATAAGTTTAGCAACTAATCCTAAGAAAGCAAAAATCATTGAAGAAGTACGTAATAAAGTATTTTGGGGACACTGATTATAGTTTCTTTCAGGTAATTATTATTTTAGAGCCGCATCAATGTGGCTCTTTCTTTTTCCGTCAGCAATTGCTGCAAAACAAAATCAACCCTCTTGCATTGGATTATTTTATCCACAGTCATTGTAATTTGAAGTCTCTCAAGATAGCCTTCCCCATCTTAAGAATTTATATCCCATAATTCCCCGTTAGCACTTCTGTTTTTCTTTTCCCGTTTTTGTATTTGGCATTTACGATCAAAGGCATATCAATTTCCTTTGAATGCCATTTATTTTCCCTAATATATTTTTTCAATAATGGCGAAGGATAGGAACTCAAAAGGAATTTCCCTTTGATAGTGGAAAGTAGTTTCAGCAGGTTCTCGAAATCCTGTTCCGTATAGTCGTTGTAATGCCCCATGCCCGAATTGAAATAAGGCGGGTCGCAGTAGAAGAAACTCTGCTGGCTGTCCCTTGTCTGGATAATTCTCAACGCGTCCCCATTTTCAATTTCGGTTTCTTCCAATCGTTCCGCGTAATCTTTGGTAAAGTTGTCGCGCTTGTGGTGCAGGCGCTTTGCCGAAGTATTCCTTTTCCGGTCATAGCCCCAAGGCGAATCAAGGCGGGAAGCATAACTCTGATTGGCAAGCACCCATATCGCCCACGCGCGTTTTACATCGTTAAACAACTCAGGAAAGCCAAGCACCGTCTTCGCAGCTTGGCGGTGTAGTTGTCGGCTGTAAAGGGTAGGAATTATTTCTTTCTCTAGTTGCCTGTATTTTGTTTTGACAACCTTGTAGAAGTTAATCAGGTCTCCATTACTGTCGTTGATGACTTCTATTTCAGAGGGCTTTTTAGCG
The Bacteroidota bacterium DNA segment above includes these coding regions:
- a CDS encoding DNA adenine methylase, whose protein sequence is MSQTYEILALIPPHNLYCEPFFGGGAIYFAKKPSEIEVINDSNGDLINFYKVVKTKYRQLEKEIIPTLYSRQLHRQAAKTVLGFPELFNDVKRAWAIWVLANQSYASRLDSPWGYDRKRNTSAKRLHHKRDNFTKDYAERLEETEIENGDALRIIQTRDSQQSFFYCDPPYFNSGMGHYNDYTEQDFENLLKLLSTIKGKFLLSSYPSPLLKKYIRENKWHSKEIDMPLIVNAKYKNGKRKTEVLTGNYGI